A stretch of Lactuca sativa cultivar Salinas chromosome 6, Lsat_Salinas_v11, whole genome shotgun sequence DNA encodes these proteins:
- the LOC111880466 gene encoding uncharacterized protein LOC111880466, whose translation MATHFLTSFIDNNPSMKSFIDRDNVPPNPTSPTSTTTTAVRQFVQLIRGGIVDDNFFPGDDSFDHQLNATSFILDSFDSHLGFFNFVSDNGIRSSEIVCSTAKMTFRSFKIIQKEEINDFAPFNEMGISQIYYQSFLKRFDHKLHEYTAITIFILAFAASYWFLVQLFVFTYTKIHGIIFVLVLNDFYKRSYSFAITYSNGSSLAVERLSGSFIVMRWVFRDVFIQLMCFWFLGGIDDPYSQLKIFIWSKFMPFSIMSPWDKGFEKEIYEFKVSCFLLDMLMSFVFNVGAWIVMADSRKNMNEVVQEVWHLLSLMIESATELKCCEYIVCGRNTRWLLTLCFGELFAMAFQSFMEVYLMVAWLMYYLSVKSIDANSRGQPFGQQELKAMLRDVR comes from the coding sequence ATGGCTACTCATTTCCTCACTTCCTTCATTGATAACAACCCTTCCATGAAATCCTTCATCGATCGAGATAACGTCCCTCCCAATCCCACATCCcctacctccaccaccaccactgcagtCCGCCAGTTCGTCCAGCTCATTCGTGGCGGGATTGTAGACGATAATTTCTTTCCGGGAGACGACTCCTTCGATCACCAATTGAATGCCACCTCATTCATTCTCGACTCCTTCGATTCCCACCTGGGGTTCTTCAATTTCGTATCCGATAACGGAATTAGGTCATCTGAAATTGTCTGTTCTACTGCTAAGATGACTTTCAGATCATTCAAGATCATACAGAAAgaagaaatcaatgattttgcACCGTTTAACGAAATGGGTATAAGTCAAATCTACTACCAGTCTTTCTTGAAGAGATTTGACCACAAACTCCATGAATATACTGCAATAACGATTTTCATTCTTGCTTTCGCTGCTTCGTATTGGTTTTTGGTTCAGTTATTCGTCTTTACTTATACTAAGATTCATGGGATTATATTCGTATTGGTTCTGAATGATTTCTATAAGAGAAGCTACTCTTTCGCCATTACTTACTCCAATGGTTCTTCTTTGGCTGTTGAAAGATTGTCTGGAAGCTTCATTGTAATGAGATGGGTATTCAGGGATGTTTTCATTCAACTCATGTGCTTCTGGTTCTTAGGAGGAATTGATGATCCATATTCCCAATTAAAGATCTTCATTTGGTCAAAGTTCATGCCATTTTCAATCATGTCGCCTTGGGATAAAGGTTTTGAGAAGGAGATTTATGAGTTCAAGGTATCCTGTTTCTTATTGGACATGCTCATGTCTTTTGTGTTTAATGTGGGTGCTTGGATAGTTATGGCGGATTCAAGAAAGAATATGAATGAAGTTGTGCAAGAAGTTTGGCATTTGCTATCTTTAATGATTGAATCCGCTACTGAACTCAAGTGTTGTGAATATATAGTTTGTGGGAGGAATACTAGATGGCTACTTACACTATGTTTTGGTGAGTTGTTTGCTATGGCTTTCCAGTCTTTCATGGAGGTTTACTTAATGGTTGCATGGCTGATGTATTACTTATCTGTGAAGTCCATTGATGCTAATTCTAGAGGTCAACCTTTTGGTCAACAAGAGCTTAAAGCCATGCTTAGAGATGTTAGATGA
- the LOC111880432 gene encoding fructose-bisphosphate aldolase 6, cytosolic gives MSCYKGKYADELIANATYIGTPGKGILAADESTGTIGKRLASINTENNEANRRALRELLFCTPGALQYISGIILYEETLYQKTAAGKLFVDVMKEAKVLPGIKVDKGTVELAGTNGETTTTGLDGLGQRCAEYYKAGARFAKWRAVLKIGQNEPSQLAINENAYGLARYAIICQENGLVPIVEPEILVDGPHDINKCADITERVLAACYKALNDNKVLLEGTLLKPNMVTPGSDSKKVSPEVVAEYTVRALQRTMPPAVPAVVFLSGGQSEEEATINLNAMNKYDAKKPWSLTFSFGRALQQSTLKAWGGKEENVKKAQEAFLARCKANSEATLGKYQGGGALSEGASESLHVKDYKY, from the exons ATGTCTTGCTACAAGGGAAAGTACGCTG ATGAACTTATTGCCAATGCTACCTACATTGGTACACCTGGCAAGGGTATCCTAGCTGCTGATGAGTCAACCGGGACAATAGGAAAACGTCTTGCCAGCATCAATACCGAGAATAATGAGGCAAACCGAAGAGCTCTTCGTGAGCTTCTTTTCTGCACCCCTGGTGCTCTCCAATACATCAGTGGCATTATTCTCTATGAGGAAACTCTTTACCAAAAGACTGCTGCAG GAAAGCTCTTTGTTGATGTGATGAAGGAAGCCAAAGTCCTACCCGGAATCAAAGTCGACAAGGGCACAGTCGAGCTAGCCGGGACCAACGGCGAGACCACCACCACTGGTCTCGACGGTCTAGGCCAACGGTGCGCCGAGTATTATAAGGCCGGCGCCCGTTTCGCCAAATGGCGAGCTGTGCTGAAAATCGGCCAGAACGAGCCATCACAGCTCGCCATCAATGAGAATGCATACGGGCTAGCCCGATATGCAATCATCTGTCAAGAAAATGGTCTTGTCCCAATCGTGGAGCCCGAAATCCTGGTCGACGGGCCCCACGATATCAACAAATGCGCTGATATCACCGAACGTGTCCTTGCCGCATGCTACAAAGCCCTAAATGACAATAAAGTCCTTCTAGAAGGTACTCTTTTGAAACCCAACATGGTCACACCAGGGTCGGACTCCAAAAAGGTTTCACCCGAGGTGGTGGCGGAGTACACGGTTCGAGCCCTGCAACGAACCATGCCGCCAGCGGTCCCGGCCGTGGTGTTTTTGTCTGGTGGTCAGAGTGAGGAGGAGGCTACGATTAACCTTAATGCTATGAATAAGTATGATGCAAAGAAGCCATGGAGTTTGACTTTTTCATTTGGACGTGCCCTACAACAGAGTACACTTAAGGCTTGGGGTGGAAAAGAAGAGAATGTTAAGAAGGCTCAGGAGGCGTTTTTGGCTAGGTGCAAGGCGAATTCTGAGGCGACACTTGGGAAATATCAGGGTGGTGGAGCCTTGAGTGAGGGCGCTTCGGAGAGCCTTCATGTCAAGGACTACAAGTATTAA